gaatcaatattattctaaatttagagttctgaccaaaagttatttgtaattcttaggatgactttcaacccactgcccatcatactacaacagaatagacttactggtcctaactacatagattggaaaaggaacctgaatattgttcttactgctgaaagctataagtttgtactgactgagccttgtcctgatgcacccactggtgaatctacccaagaggagattgaatatcataggaaatgggtaaaagcagatgagatggcgcggtgttacattttggcttcaatgtcaaatgtattgcaacatcagcatcaagatttaccaacagcttatgatattatgaacaatctcaaggaactctttggtcatcaggatcgggcttctagacaagaagtcatgagaaagatgatgacagccaccatgcaagagggtactcctgtgagggatcatatcctaaagatgatggcttatctgaacgagatacagatccttggaggagaaattgatggggaaacccagatcgatatgatcctccaaacactacctagaagttttgagcaattccacctgaattacaatatgaacaaaagggtatattcattggcggaactactgacagaacttcaggcagcagaaggtttgtttcgtcacaattcttatattcactatgctgaaaatggttctacttctaaaccgaaaggaaagaagaagaagaaacaagttggttcagtaaagaaagtgaataaatctcagagtacgggacctaaagctggaatgaagaagccgaaggacaagtgcttcatctacaagcagtcagggcattggaaggcggactgtccttgtaggaatcaaaacaacaaaggtatatctcatactctagttgttgaaacatgtttagcggtgttatctaccagcacctggtgtgtagatacaagagccactgatcatgtttgcaattccttacaggggttccaggaaacccgacgactaactgaaggagagattaccgtctacatgagcaatgctactaaggtggcggctgttgcagtgggagacgtctacttatcttttagtagaaataaaaatttggttttaagaaattatctttatatacccagttttagaaagaatttaatttcagtttctaaactgtttttagatggatattcagtttcctttagtaatgatgtagttattaaaagaaataaagtgattgtctgttctggtgcattagttggcaatttgtatactttaaatctaatttctcccacaaagcaaaacatgaaaatttataactcatcttctaactcaaataagagaaaagaacattcagaaatgaaccaagcatatctttggcatctaaggcttggtcatattaatttaagtaggattcagaggcttatagccgatggacttttgggttcattagagttggaaaattttccaacttgtgaatcttgcttggaaggtaaaatgaccaaaaggcctttcaaggccaaggggtatagagccaaagaagtgttagaattggttcactctaatttgtgtggtcctatgtctgtccaggcaagagaaggttttgaatattttatctctttcatagacgattattcaagatatggatacatttacctaatgcaccgcaagtccgagtgctttaataagttcaaagaatacaaggctaatgtggagaaacgactaggtaaaagtatcaagacactacgctctgatcgtggtggtgaatacctcttaggagagtttaggaattacttatcagaggccgggattcaatcccaactgtctgcacctggaacaccccaacagaatggtgtggcagaacgaaggaataggactcttatggagattgttagatcgatgatgagttattcaaaattaccaaattcattttggggatatgctctggaaacagcagtatacgttctgaacttagtaccttctaaatcagtttcttctactcccacagaattgtggaatgggcgaaaacccagtctaagacatattcggatttggggtagtccagcacatgtgctgaaaccagatgttgataagttagaatctcgtacagaagttcgcgtgtttgtgggatatcccaaaggaacgaaaggaggtttattttatagtcctaaagaccagaaggtcattgttagcaccaatgcccagtttttagaagaagactatataatggatcacaagcctagtagtaaagttgttttagaagaactaagagaggacacgtctactttagtaccagcagtacaagatgaagtaccacaagagactgcaacacgtgtcacacatgatacacaaccacagacagtacctcgtcttagtgggagggttgtaaggcagcctgagagattcatatttttgggagagtcttcggacttgatcccaggtaaacatgaacctgatccccggacatatgatgaagcactccaagatatagatgcagcatcttggtaaaaggcgatgaattctgaaatagagtctatgtactctaataaggtctgggagcttgtagaaccacctgatggtgtaaaagccgttggatgcaagtggatctacaaaaggaaaagagggacagacgggaaggtagaaatcttcaaagctaggcttgttgcgaaagggtacactcaaaaagagagaatcgattataaggagaccttttcaccagtagtcatgcttaagtctatccggatactcttatccattgctgctcatatggattatgagatttggcaaatggatgtcaagacagctttccttaatggaagtcttgaagagaacatccatatgaagcaaccagaagggttcattgaaaaaggcaaagagcatctagtgtgtaagctcaatcggtccatttatggactgaagcaagcttcaaggtcttggaacatccggtttaatgaagtaatccagtcatatggatttattcagtgtccggatgagtcttgtgtatataagcagtgtaacggaaacgtggtggtatttcttgtactatacgtagatgatattttgttaattggcaacaatgtcaaggtattatcagacgtaagggtatggttgtccaaacaatttgatatgaaggacttaggagagtgtgcacacattcttgggatcaaagtaataagggatcgcaagaaaagaatgttgtgtctgtcccaagcttcatatatagatacaatccttgctcgttttagcatgcaggattccaagaaaggtttattaccttttaggcatggaatagctctatctaaagagatgtctccaaagacatcaaaggagatagaagacatgaaaacagttccttatgcttcggctgtaggaagccttatgtatgcaatgctatgtactagacctgatatttgttttaccgtgggcatggtcagcagatatcagagtaaccctggacaaggacattggactgcggtaaagcatatattaaagtacctgagaaggactagagattatatgctagtttaccaagcagacgatttgctccctgtgggttacacggattcagatttccaatcagatagggacaacagtaagtctacatcaggctatgtgtttactttaggaggtggagccatttcatggaggagtgttaagcagaaatgcgtttcggactcaaccatggaagctgagtatgtagcagcctctgaggaaactaaagaagcagtatggctcaggaactttctaatggacttagatgtgattcctggtttgcccaaaattatcacaatttattgtgataatagcggtgcagttgcaaactcgaaggaaccacgagctcataatgcaagtaaacatatagagcgcaagtaccacctgatacgagatatcgtgaagcgaggagaagttgtcatcgccaagattgcataagcggataacctggcagatcctttcactaaggcccttccggcgaaagcttatgatcggcatgtggagggaatgggaatcagatgtatggtagaagaaatggcagcttagtcattagtataagtgggaaattgttggagtgtatactgaaagcctaagcttttgtaaacattttttttgaataaagaatcacatttggttaaattatctacatttgtttgtagttattcaattaatttatattgtagataacatagtatgtggtgtcacatgcagaagataatgttatcagtaccttataaattataaacagtagctcacgaccaaaatggaaaggaacaaaccattagaaggtcgtagtgtaattaggtattagtttatcttgactatataattacactagtacactcagagtgtattgagtaggaccatttgaggtcgtttcttttatactgactttataaaggaacaaaaacctcagttattatggaagtgtgtgctcttaatcctaatataataacaagcacatatatttgatatttatttctttaatttatcaatgggtgagatttagttcgatgaatcaataagcccgataagttgggaaatgatatcacttatagtgtgtgttgttgattatagaaagaaactgtgtcctagatatactaggttgataatgtccccaagaggagctcataaggattgtcatattaaaccctacaggtggacttagtccaacatgacgataaggttgagtggtactactcttggactaagatattaattaaatgagttgttagtaactcacttaattagtgggcattcgatattttaaacacagggagactaacacactcataataagaaggagcccaaaaatataatttgggattggtgcggtagttcaataataattctctagtggaatgaattattattgataaaattaagttgtgtgttcggggcgaacacgggatgcttaattttatcgggagaccaaaaccaattcctcctctcggtccctatcgtagcctcttatttatagagtactatacccaactatacccaccttctatacccacctaaagggggccggccaagctagcttgggaatcaagctagggccggcctaagcttggtttatgggtggccggccatagattgaacccaagctagagagggccggccataataaaattaaaatgatttttaattttaattttttattatgtggaagatataatttattaaagagaattaaaataaaaatatctctcttaaaaggatctacaaaagattaaagaaagatattagatctctttccttatttgtagattggaaagatattttattttctctttgaaaattattcacatgttgaaaaattaaaattatagaaatttctttttataaaccatgaagggatttttttttttaagagaaattttatttttaaaatttccggaaacaaattaggaagttttaatttgttgattgaaacttgtctaatttttcctctctatgatgtggtcggccattataagattaattgggaaattttattttatttttctcaattaaatcatgtcaaggaaattaaggaaattttattataattaaatttcctaatttaccaagactaaggaatataaaagagggggttggggtgccttcatgagacacaacctctattatttttctccctctcttattccttggtatggccggccaacctctcttcccctcttcttctttgtggtggccgaacctttctcttggcttggatctcttgtggtggccggatactacttggagaagaagaagaagaaggagagaaagcttgcattccttggagcttggttagtggttttcttcatccttggtaaaactCTTGTTttggtcgaacctagctaggaggagaagaaggtgcattggtggtttctcatctcggaagctCGTtgaccacacaacgtccgaggttagaagaggaatacggtagaagatcaagaggtctttctagaaggtataactagtaattttcctttccgcatcatactagttatttttggaaaaaataccaaatacaagaggcttacgattctagtatttcgaatatgtttttcgatgttgtgttcttttgatttatttttccttgtgatttgattgttcctttcggttaacctaaagttattttaggaaattaaatattagctttccataaaaggttttgtctagtcggtggtggttgctcccatatccaagaaggccatgtgcctcaaaacgtcagtactgggaaccaattatggaaattaatatttaatggaattaataacttaaggtgatttggatcgaacgtgttaagttccgcaggagatccaagtctaaacctaaaagaacaaatagattaagttttggattaaacgtgttaagttccgcaggcgatccaaaatttaatttaaaagaacacatggtagctaggaaaaggttcagacctttgtacaaaatttttgtacagtggaacctctagtttttccgagtagcaaccatcaggGGCTTatagtccgactctagagtttaacgtcgccgctcgacgatcttccggccgggggttatagtcgccggttcgactctagagtttaacgtcgccgctcaacggtctttcggccggggggtttatagtcgccggttcgactctagagtttaatgttgtcgctcgatggtcttccggccggggggtttacagtcgccggttcgactctagagtttaacatcgccgctcaacggtctttcggccggggggtttatagtcgccggttcgactctagagtttaatgttttcgctcgatggtcttccggccggggggtttacagtcgccggttcgactctagagtttatcgtcgccgctcgacggtcttccggccggggggtttacaatcgtcggttcgactctagagtttaacgtcgccgctcgacggtcttccggccgaggagtttatagtcgccgattcaactctagagtttaacgtcgccgctcgacggtcttctggtcggggggtttatagtcgtcggttcgactctagagtttaacgtcgccgctcgacggtttgatggAACTCGACCGTTCGGCACAAATTTTTATACCCTTGTGTTCTATGATTCCCttcctgcagccaaaggatacaggAGAACGAAAATATACATAAATgattacattggcacacctttcacccaactcggtacggctggagatggacAGTGCTCCATGGTCATTCGAGCTGtcacccgtcttcatcttcccgGTAGTAGGTGCCCGATCGGAGCTTTTCGTCGACCCTGAAGGGTCCCGCCTAGGGAACCTCCAGCTTGCTCACGTCGCCAACcaacttcaccttcttccacactaggttgCCGACCTGAAATGCTCTGGGGATTactcgcctgttgtaattctTCTTTATCCGTTGTCGGTACGCCATTAACCGGACGGCTGCCTTGGCCCGCGCCTCGTttatcaagtccagctccagtCGTCTCCGATCGGCGTTGTCCGAGTCATACTGCTGCACCCGATCAAATTTGATTCCGACCTCCACAGGAACAACACCCTCccctccatacaccaagtggaaaggcataacccccgttccctccttaggggtggTACGGATCGCCCATAATACGCCTGGGAGTTCATCTACCCAACTGCCCTCGATATGGTCGAGCCGGACTCGTATAATCtgaaggatctcccgattggcgacttcagccTGCCCGTTGCTCTGTGGATAGACCACGGAGGTGAAGTGTTGCTGAATGAcatacccctcgcaccattctcgGAGCTGCTGTCCAACGAATTGCTGCCCATTGTCGGACACGAGCCGAcgtggaatgccgaaccgacatattatgtgcttccagatgaactttttgaccatctgctcggttattttcgcCAGCGGCTCAGCCTCCACCTACTTTGaaaaatagtctaccgccactagtaaaaacttCCGCTGTCCGGTTGCAATGGGGAAGGGtcctacaatatccatgccccactggtcgaatgggCAGGATACAgcggatgccttcatctcctccgtcGACCGATGGGAGAAGCTGTGATATCTCTGACAAGAGAGGTAAGTGACGACGGTCCGAGCGACGTCTTCCTACAGTgttggccagaaatatccggctAGCAAGATCTTCTTTGCTAATGAACGGCCGCTCGGGTGCCCTCCGCAGGATCCATGATGCACTTCCTTCAGTATATattccgcgtcttccgagctaaCACACTTTagcagcgggcgggagaaagccttcttgtagagctggtccccgaTGAGGGTGAACCGGCCCGCTCTCTTTCTTAGCAATTGTGCCTCAGCCTGATCGGACGGGGCAGCTCCGGATCGCAAAAATTCCACTATGgtcgtcctccagtcgctcgagaacgcgaggccctccatcctgtCAATGTGAGCCACTAAGGATACCTGCTCGATCGGTTCCTGGATGACGATCAGTGTTATCGAGCTCGCTAGCTTCGCCAACTCATCTGCATCCTgattctccgttcgggggatcttctgtatgacaacctcgCCGAAGTTGCTTTTGAGTTTGTCGAAGGCCTCCGCGTATAGCATCAGCCTTGTGTTGTTGATCTCGAAGGTTCCCAAAAAccgctgagcggccaactgtgagtcTGGATAAATTAATACCTTACTGGCTCCTACGTGGTGAGCGACCTGCAATCctgctatgagggcctcatactctgcttcgttgttggttgcatgataatccagccgaacggacaGATGCATTCGCTCTTCTTGTGGTGAAATCAACAGAAGACCGATGTCGCTTCCCTGCGGTGTAGCCACATACACCCTCCAAGTGGCTTCGGCCTCGGGGTTCTGCACTTCGGTGATGAAATCCGCCAAAGATTGCGCCTTAATTACCGTCCGGGGTTGGTACTGTAtgtcgaactcgctgagctcggttgtccatttgatcaattgCCCGGATGCTTCGGGATTGAGAAGTACTCTTCCCAAAGGGTTGTTCGTCATGACGACGATTGTGTGCGTGAGAAAGTAGGGTCGGAGTCTCCGGGCGGCAAGGACTAATGCGAAggcaagcttctcgagaccagtgtagcgagattcagcatcctttaggATGTGACTCAGAAAATACACAGGTTGTTCTTCGCCGTCCTaccttactaatgccgagccaacagcatgctcggtcgaggataagtATATGCGGAGTGGCTCGCTGATAGCCGGCTTGGCTAATATAGGTAAGGAGTTCAGATAAACCTTCAGagcttcgaacgcccggtcgcatttttcgtcccactggaatttggtggCTCGGCGAAGAATCTTGAAAAAGGGCATGCTCCGATCGACCGTTTTGGAGATGAAACGCAAGAGAGCTATTATCCGACCAGTAAGGCACTGAACTTCCTTCAAATTTCTGGGTGGTGGCATGTTCTACAATGCCTTTACCTTGCTGGAgttcgcctctatgccctgcTCGGTGACAATGTAGCCCAAGAAGCGTCCGTTTTTTGCCCCGAACAGACACTTTTGGGGGTTCAGCCTGACTCTGTACTTCCTCAGCATTCGGcaagtttcctctatatctgcacaaagatCCGCCGCTTGGAGTAATTTAATAAGTATATCGTCCACATATACCTCCAGGTTGTGCCCGATCTGCTCCCAGAACACCTTATTCATGAGGCGCTGGTATGTTGCCCCGGCGTTCTTTAGaccgaacggcatcacgttgtagcaataGGCGTCGTCCGCAGTTATGAAGCTTACTTTCTCCTGATCGTCACGGGCGAGCGACACCTGATGGTATCCCTGATAttcatccaacatgcatatccgCTCGCACCCAACCATCgaatccaccatttgatcaatccggggtaaaggataaaaatccttcgggcatgccttgttcagatcccggaagtcgatgcagactctccacttgttacccggcttggagaccagcaccacattcgcgagccagcttgggaattgcacttcctgtagatggccgacctccagaagcttctcgacttccgctcggatgataacattctgctccgcgctgaagtccctcttcctctgcttcatgGGTCGAGCGTCCGATCGAACATGAAGCTTGTGTTGCGTGACGCTCGGCAAGATGCTCGGCAGCTCGTGCGTTGACCATGCAAAGACGTCGTGGTTTCGCTGCAGGCATCCGATCAGCTCCTCCCTCTGGCATGCTCTTAGGTCGGATGCAATGAACGTAGTGGCCTCCGGGCGGCCGGGATGGATCtacacctcctccttttcctcatacACTAAAGTCGGAggcttctcggttatggcgtttacctctaAGCGCGGTGCTTTCCGAGCGGAcctggattcggctcggaccatctccacgtagcatcGTCGGGCTACAATCTGATCTCCGCGGACTTCTCCCACCTGgtcttccacggggaacttgaccTTCTAGCAGAAAGTTGAGACGATCGCCCGTAACTCATTGAGAGTCGGTcggcccaatatgacattgtaggagGAGGGAGCCTCGACCACAATAAAGTTAGTGGTCCATGTCCTTCGTAGTGGCTCCTCTCCCAATGAGATAGCCAGTCAGACCTGCCCGACCAGAAGAACCTCATTACCGGTGAACCCATACAGGGGGGTTGTCAttggtagcagctcggctcggtcaatttgaagCTGGTCGAATGCCTTCTTAAAGATGATCTTGACCGAGCTACTTGTATCAATAAATATACGGTGAACAGTATAATtgactattaccgctcggatgacgAGAGCATCGTCATGTGGCACATCGACTCCTTTGAGGTCTCCGGGCCCGAAGCTAATCTCTGGTCCCCGCGCCCGCTCTTGACTACAGCCTATGACATGGATCTTTAGCTGCCGAGCGTGTGCTTTTCTGGCCCGATTTGAGTCTCCGCCCGTTGGtccactgataaccatgattttactatattattttgattcatatatgcatggtttgatgttatgctcatagataaaacctagatttacatcacatttcatgcattgtccttattttggacttaattgcaaatgattatatttttgtgttatttgatgctaatatttgattcttattttgtaggcatcaaaggatcttggatttggatctatttggaccaaatttgtgctcgaatcggagttgaaacgagaagatcaaaccttggagttatttggaccgttcatctacaatcaagccGATCTGAGCCATCTGTTGAGAATCTGGACCATCAGACCTAATGAAGATCAgctctgagccattgatgaagatccggaagttttgatccagatctgagttcatccagccattgatccagcccgaaacattctggaccgttcatcgaagattggacagatctggactatccagtgaagatctggttgatccgacttaagggagagtagatccagaccctagatcaagatcggCACCTTCAGATCAAATTTTGGGtggcttttcaccgttgatcaagtgccaattcaatctcaaccgtccgttcagatccagatctgattcaaaacccagaagctacagtgttttccagtgtcGATCCTCCACCGCGCAGCTTCGTCCCGTGGCGCGGcatcttccggatttcggcccctttctcttctccaatcaatctctcgagcttcaatctcggtggagagcttctcggtagtatcatcccgatcttctggagccattggagagtgttctctccggtggaatttggctcgcaaCATCTtctctgttcacctcagatttggaggtgttcctccaaatctgagctccgattcccatcagcaacatttggaggtggtcttccggtgttcctgagctctactcgacgttcatccgcgttccacagtttcccatcagatccagagaccaGATTTTCAGATTTCAgccattcttggggttttgggatgttcttagctcgccgggggtggtccgtcggtgtaacTAAGCATACttgaactgagacgcagctgagattctctactgaggtccagagttgggtggtctcgactttggcactcttgtgtgacggcagaAGTGAGTAGCTTGGTAGATTGGTTGTAAGTtggattggtttagggtttatttcattttgttattatttttttacagcttagaacatattcctttatgtttgttatggtttagcaagtaatctagcatttcattTTATAGTTGAAGcttaatttatgtttatttgatgtttggttaattgtttagtgtttcagttttaagctagggtttaatttctatttagatcagatttaaatgCTTCATGTTATTTCAttcccaatttaattcaatgcttagattagattttatttcagtcttgctattttatttgtagttaattGTGTTGAAGATGAATTCACTACGTAATGTGACAATGCGTCTTGgattgattgttggcacatagttaggtttcactcttgcattatatttatttcttattcgctgtgctttacttttgttagatttagattcaagcttaaacccccaattccatattaaaaaccccaaaaatgagAATAAAATACGATC
This genomic stretch from Zingiber officinale cultivar Zhangliang chromosome 7A, Zo_v1.1, whole genome shotgun sequence harbors:
- the LOC121999444 gene encoding uncharacterized protein K02A2.6-like, producing MVGCERICMLDEYQGYHQVSLARDDQEKVSFITADDAYCYNVMPFGLKNAGATYQRLMNKVFWEQIGHNLEVYVDDILIKLLQAADLCADIEETCRMLRKYRVRLNPQKCLFGAKNGRFLGYIVTEQGIEANSSKLAAQRFLGTFEINNTRLMLYAEAFDKLKSNFGEVVIQKIPRTENQDADELAKLASSITLIVIQEPIEQVSLVAHIDRMEGLAFSSDWRTTIVEFLRSGAAPSDQAEAQLLRKRAGRFTLIGDQLYKKAFSRPLLKCVSSEDAEYILKEVHHGSCGGHPSGRSLAKKILLAGYFWPTL